The Methanofollis sp. UBA420 genome contains a region encoding:
- a CDS encoding M20/M25/M40 family metallo-hydrolase, with protein MDVSALCRDLVRIRSENPPGDTRDVADYIHTFLLESGIESVVVSRDGQRCNLIAPGRNPGLLLVGHLDVVPAIPTGWSHPPFEGVEEEGYIWGRGSSDMKGGCAALLTALRRVAGEGDAPSCQVVFVCDEETGGCHGMEYLLAKDVLRPCDTLIAEPTPRLSPCIGQKGLARLSLSFSGEPGHSSLYPEIGRSAIMEAHALISFLQKIHEQEYPVSGEMEEIIARSSGVLEGIFGTQGLDRVLRRVMFNPGVISGGEKANIVAERCDLDLDLRIPWGCTTGEIVSEIASHAPSARMKVTSTSEPSFTPPSAMIATRISSEIGRVYGKEAVPIFQWAASDARHLRKAGFPTVEYGPGEIKTIHGIDERVSIPSLRCAEEIYRGLILSYC; from the coding sequence ATGGACGTTTCCGCTCTCTGCAGGGACCTTGTCAGGATCAGGAGCGAGAACCCTCCCGGCGATACCCGCGACGTCGCCGACTACATCCATACCTTTCTGCTGGAGAGCGGGATCGAGAGTGTCGTCGTCTCCCGGGACGGGCAGCGCTGCAATCTGATCGCACCCGGCCGGAACCCGGGCCTCCTCCTTGTCGGCCACCTCGACGTTGTCCCGGCCATCCCGACAGGGTGGAGCCACCCCCCCTTCGAGGGCGTCGAGGAGGAGGGGTATATCTGGGGGAGGGGATCGAGCGACATGAAAGGGGGGTGCGCGGCCCTCCTCACCGCCCTACGGCGTGTCGCCGGCGAAGGGGACGCACCCTCCTGTCAGGTGGTCTTTGTCTGCGACGAGGAAACCGGGGGGTGCCATGGCATGGAATATCTCCTTGCAAAGGACGTGCTTCGGCCCTGCGACACACTCATCGCCGAACCGACGCCCCGCCTCTCCCCCTGCATCGGGCAGAAGGGACTGGCGCGGCTCTCCCTCTCTTTTTCCGGCGAACCCGGACACAGTTCCCTGTACCCGGAGATCGGGCGGAGCGCGATCATGGAGGCGCACGCGCTCATCTCTTTTCTCCAGAAGATCCATGAACAGGAGTACCCGGTGAGCGGCGAGATGGAGGAGATCATCGCCCGGTCGTCAGGGGTGCTCGAAGGGATCTTCGGGACACAGGGACTCGACCGTGTCCTGCGCCGCGTGATGTTCAACCCGGGTGTCATCTCCGGCGGGGAGAAGGCAAACATCGTTGCCGAACGCTGCGACCTCGACCTCGACCTGCGCATCCCGTGGGGGTGCACGACCGGGGAGATCGTCTCAGAGATCGCTTCGCATGCGCCCTCAGCGAGGATGAAGGTGACCTCGACCTCCGAACCCTCCTTTACGCCGCCGTCGGCCATGATTGCCACGCGCATCTCTTCGGAGATCGGGCGCGTGTATGGGAAAGAGGCGGTTCCCATCTTCCAGTGGGCGGCGAGCGATGCCAGGCACCTGAGAAAGGCCGGGTTCCCGACAGTGGAATACGGCCCGGGAGAGATAAAAACGATACATGGCATCGACGAGCGGGTTTCTATTCCTTCACTCAGGTGCGCAGAAGAGATCTACAGAGGCCTCATTCTCTCGTATTGTTGA
- a CDS encoding CHASE4 domain-containing protein translates to MKLLTYTILVIVCVTLALITGIFVTAHLVLDPHIEKIEISAMTDDCDLVTDILQTELDGIAMLCRDYATWDDACSFVQDGHPAGHASDVALEIFGTARLDTILLYDAGGTLVYGTDIERSNMNLTSPSSALLTYLDDHDIYAQICSSRREVTGIIPLPEGPMMVSAAPVLRSTGQGPSQGMLLFGRYLRGDEVVRVQDITSLPVSFYSPDDPAAYAGIVGSGRTDGVESPVIAPSPDRKTVSGVTALDDIEGRPAVLARIDQPRSLYFQSIEPFFQFILVIVATCVSAGILILILLHRTLFRHFEEVSRTVAAIRHDRDYSRRLPRGLTDEMNMLCGAINDLLSFLEGHIAERNRYEECLRDSREKYRQLFHSANDVIFVMQDGHISDCNKKAREMLGYNPEDVKELSILDVSPDCQPDGRWSAEALKEYYAMAERGAVLCFEWRHLRKDGTFLDTEVALNRFDLKSGPYLLAIARDITEKKQTDRLKSEAFVRIEQNLQQFATLNDEIRNPLQVIQAVAEMHSSDDTAIVLEQVGRIDRLVDDLDRGYIASEKVREFLRKHYQFGKKE, encoded by the coding sequence ATGAAGCTCCTCACATATACCATCCTTGTTATCGTGTGCGTGACCCTTGCCCTGATCACCGGCATCTTCGTAACCGCTCATCTGGTGCTCGACCCGCACATCGAAAAAATCGAGATCTCGGCGATGACCGATGACTGTGACCTCGTCACGGACATTCTCCAGACCGAACTGGACGGCATCGCCATGCTCTGCCGGGACTATGCAACATGGGACGATGCCTGCTCTTTTGTGCAGGACGGGCACCCTGCGGGCCATGCCTCCGACGTTGCCCTCGAAATCTTCGGGACGGCACGTCTGGATACGATCCTGCTCTATGACGCCGGGGGGACTCTCGTCTATGGGACAGACATTGAACGTTCAAACATGAACCTCACGTCCCCCTCTTCTGCTCTCCTTACCTACCTCGACGACCATGACATCTATGCACAGATCTGTTCTTCCCGACGCGAGGTCACGGGTATCATCCCCCTTCCCGAAGGACCGATGATGGTTTCCGCTGCTCCGGTGCTCAGGAGTACGGGACAGGGCCCCTCACAGGGGATGCTCCTCTTTGGGCGGTATCTCCGGGGAGACGAAGTTGTACGAGTCCAGGACATCACCAGCCTCCCAGTCTCGTTCTACTCCCCGGATGACCCTGCGGCATATGCCGGCATCGTTGGAAGCGGCCGTACGGACGGGGTAGAGTCCCCGGTCATCGCACCCTCTCCTGACAGGAAGACAGTCTCCGGGGTCACTGCCCTCGACGACATCGAAGGCAGGCCCGCAGTCCTCGCCCGTATCGATCAGCCACGAAGCCTGTATTTCCAGAGCATTGAACCATTTTTCCAGTTCATCCTTGTCATCGTTGCGACCTGTGTATCTGCCGGCATCCTTATCCTCATCCTCCTCCACCGGACCCTTTTTCGCCATTTCGAAGAGGTGAGCCGTACAGTCGCGGCGATCCGGCATGACCGGGACTATTCCCGCCGCCTCCCCCGGGGCCTGACAGACGAGATGAACATGCTCTGTGGAGCGATCAACGACCTCCTCTCTTTTCTGGAGGGGCACATTGCCGAAAGGAACCGGTACGAAGAGTGCCTCAGGGACTCCCGGGAGAAGTACCGCCAGTTGTTCCATTCGGCCAACGACGTCATCTTCGTCATGCAGGACGGACACATATCTGACTGCAACAAAAAAGCCCGGGAAATGCTGGGTTACAACCCTGAAGACGTGAAAGAACTTTCTATCCTTGATGTCTCACCGGATTGCCAGCCCGACGGCAGGTGGTCGGCCGAAGCCCTGAAGGAGTATTATGCCATGGCCGAAAGAGGTGCAGTCCTCTGCTTCGAGTGGCGGCACCTGAGAAAGGACGGGACATTTCTGGACACGGAGGTCGCTCTCAACCGCTTTGACCTGAAATCAGGGCCCTATCTCCTTGCCATTGCAAGGGATATCACCGAGAAAAAACAGACAGATCGGCTCAAATCAGAGGCATTCGTCCGGATAGAGCAGAACCTCCAGCAGTTCGCCACTCTCAACGACGAGATCAGAAACCCCCTCCAG